Part of the Leptospira ellinghausenii genome, AATCAAAATATGTTATCTGCGGTATATGCTTTTTTATATGTAATATTTTTTACATTTTTAATATCATGGATAGTTTACTTAATCATTGAATTACCGTTTTTAAGAATAAAAGAAAAATTAGTGCATCCCATTAAAATTCAGTGAAATAAAGAGTCTCTATAATTAAATTATGAAATATTTTTTAGAAAAACGCAGTAATCCTAAATTGTTGTCCCTTGTGATTCCTTGTTATAACGAGGAATCTGTCCTTCCTCATTTAAAAGAAAGGTTAACTTCTTTTTTAGGTAAATTACAAACAAAAATTGAGTTGATACTTGTGAATGATGGAAGTGTCGATAACACCATTTTCGAATTAGTCAATTGGTCAAAAGAAGACAAAAGAGTTAAAGTCATTAGTTTGTCTAGGAATTTTGGACATCAGATCGCTGTCACAGCTGGAATGGATTATGCGAGTGGAGAAGCAGTTGTCATTATGGATGCAGATTTACAAGACCCTCCTGAAGTGATATTTGAAATGTTGGAGAAGTATCGAGAAGGCTATGATGTTGTTTATGGACAACGAATTGCTCGATCAGGTGAGTCATGGTTTAAGAAAATAACAGCATGGGCTTTTTATCGTCTCATGAAAATTTTAGTTCATAAAGATTTACCATTGGATTCTGGTGATTTTAGGTTGATTTCTCGTAGATGTTTGGATGCTCTAAATGGACTTAGAGAGAACCATCGTTTTTTACGAGGCATGAATGCATGGATAGGTTTCCCTCAAACTCCTGTTTTTTATAAACGTGATGCAAGAGTTGCAGGTGAAACAAAATACCCTTTGCAAAAAATGTTAAAGTTAGCAATGAATGCAGCAGTTTCCTTTTCACCACTCCCTTTACGATTTAGTTTGGCTCTCGGAATCATCGTTGCATTTGTTGGATTTTTTGTAGGAGCTTATGCACTCTTTCGTGCGTTTCAACATTTCATTTTGGAAATGCCAATCGTCTATAACCCAGGTTGGGCAACAATTGTCACTTTGATTTGTTTAATCGGTGGTTCGATTTTAATTTCGATTGGTATACTTGGAGAATACATAGCTAGAATTTTTGAGGAATCTAAAAATAGACCCCTCTATGTAGTTGAATTTGTAAAAGGTATTTCAGAATCCAAACGATTACATAAGTAAGATGATTACGGAGAATAATTACATTCTCGATAACCAATGAATTTTACTTCAGTATATTGTTTGCATGAATATTTTTTGTTTTGAAGGAGTATTGGAAACTCAGTACTACTTAATTCCATATTCCTTTTGACATTCATGTAAGC contains:
- a CDS encoding glycosyltransferase family 2 protein — translated: MKYFLEKRSNPKLLSLVIPCYNEESVLPHLKERLTSFLGKLQTKIELILVNDGSVDNTIFELVNWSKEDKRVKVISLSRNFGHQIAVTAGMDYASGEAVVIMDADLQDPPEVIFEMLEKYREGYDVVYGQRIARSGESWFKKITAWAFYRLMKILVHKDLPLDSGDFRLISRRCLDALNGLRENHRFLRGMNAWIGFPQTPVFYKRDARVAGETKYPLQKMLKLAMNAAVSFSPLPLRFSLALGIIVAFVGFFVGAYALFRAFQHFILEMPIVYNPGWATIVTLICLIGGSILISIGILGEYIARIFEESKNRPLYVVEFVKGISESKRLHK